A single region of the uncultured Draconibacterium sp. genome encodes:
- a CDS encoding T9SS type A sorting domain-containing protein has product MEVSFEIKANPTLTLTSKDCAADLLTYDIVFASNGTVESTAGTVSGNTVTGIPAGTDVTLTATLNGCTTDLEVTAPDCSCPVIAVPTDGVPAAVCFGDANVAISASVLAGETIDWYADATGGTALVSGSLSYTSSETAVDVYTYYAEARNTTTNCVSDSRLEVSFEIKANPTLTLTSKDCAADLLTYDIVFASNGTVESTAGTVSGNTVTGIPAGTDVTLTATLNGCTTDLEVTAPDCSCPVIAVPTDGVPAAVCFGDANVAISASVLAGETIDWYADATGGTALVSGSLSYTSSETAVDVYTYYAEARNTTTNCVSDSRLEVSFEIKANPTLTLTSKDCAADLLTYDIVFASNGTVESTAGTVSGNTVTGILAGTDVTLTATLNGCTTDLEVTAPDCSCPVIAVPTDGVPAAVCFGDANVAISASVLAGETIDWYADATGGTALVSGSLSYTSSETAVDVYTYYAEARNTTTNCVSDSRLEVSFEIKANPTLTLTSKDCAADLLTYDIVFASNGTVESTAGTVSGNTVTGIPAGTDVTLTATLNGCTTDLEVTAPDCSCPVIAVPTDGVPAAVCFGDANVAISASVLAGETIDWYADATGGTALVSGSLSYTSSETAVDVYTYYAEARNTTTNCVSDSRLEVSFEIKANPTLTLTSKDCAADLLTYDIVFASNGTVESTAGTVSGNTVTGIPAGTDVTLTATLNGCTTDLEVTAPDCSCPVIAVPTDGVPAAVCFGDANVAISASVLAGETIDWYADATGGTALVSGSLSYTSSETAVDVYTYYAEARNTTTNCVSDSRLEVSFEIKANPTLTLTSKDCAADLLTYDIVFASNGTVESTAGTVSGNTVTGIPAGTDVTLTATLNGCTTDLEVTAPDCSCPVIAVPTDGVPAAVCFGDANVAISASVLAGETIDWYADATGGTALVSGSLSYTSSETAVDVYTYYAEARNTTTNCVSDSRLEVSFEIKANPTLTLTSKDCAADLLTYDIVFASNGTVESTAGTVSGNTVTGILAGTDVTLTATLNGCTTDLEVTAPDCSCPVIAVPTDGVPAAVCFGDANVAISASVLAGETIDWYADATGGTALVSGSLSYTSSETAVDVYTYYAEARNTTTNCVSDSRLEVSFEIKANPTLTLTSKDCAADLLTYDIVFASNGTVESTAGTVSGNTVTGIPAGTDVTLTATLNGCTTDLEVTAPDCSCPVIAVPTDGVPAAVCFGDANVAISASVLAGETIDWYADATGGTALVSGSLSYTSSETAVDVYTYYAEARNTTTNCVSDSRLEVSFEIKANPTLTLTSKDCAADLLTYDIVFASNGTVESTAGTVSGNTVTGIPAGTDVTLTATLNGCTTDLEVTAPDCSCPVIAVPTDGVPAAVCFGDANVAISASVLAGETIDWYADATGGTALVSGNLSYTSSETAVDVYTYYAEARNTTTNCVSDSRLEVSFEIKANPTLTLTSKDCAADLLTYDIVFASNGTVESTAGTVSGNTVTGIPAGTDVTLTATLNGCTTDLEVTAPDCSCPVIAVPTDGVPAAVCFGDANVAISASVLAGETIDWYADATGGTALVSGSLSYTSSETAVDVYTYYAEARNTTTNCVSDSRLEVSFEIKANPTLTLTSKDCAADLLTYDIVFASNGTVESTAGTVSGNTVTGILAGTDVTLTATLNGCTTDLEVTAPDCSCPVIAVPTDGVPAAVCFGDANVAISASVLAGETIDWYADATGGTALVSGSLSYTSSETAVDVYTYYAEARNTTTNCVSDSRLEVSFEIKANPTLTLTSKDCAADLLTYDIVFASNGTVESTAGTVSGNTVTGIPAGTDVTLTATLNGCTTDLEVTAPDCSCPVIAVPTDGVPAAVCFGDANVAISASVLAGETIDWYADATGGTALVSGNLSYTSSETAVDVYTYYAEARNTTTNCVSDSRLEVSFEIKANPTLTLTSKDCAADLLTYDIVFASNGTVESTAGTVSGNTVTGILAGTDVTLTATLNGCTTDLEVTAPDCSCPVIAVPTDGVPAAVCFGDANVAISASVLAGETIDWYADATGGTALVSGSLSYTSSETAVDVYTYYAEARNTTTNCVSDSRLEVSFEIKANPTLTLTSKDCAADLLTYDIVFASNGTVESTAGTVSGNTVTGIPAGTDVTLTATLNGCTTDLEVTAPDCSCPVIAVPTDGVPAAVCFGDANVAISASVLAGETIDWYADATGGTALVSGNLSYTSSETAVDVYTYYAEARNTTTNCVSDSRLEVSFEIKANPTLTLTSKDCAADLLTYDIVFVSDGGVSSTEGIVDNTTKTITGINAGTDVTLTATMNGCTTELPVTAPDCSCPVVDEPTEGVSSAICFGDPNTSISASVPTGHTIDWYADASGGTTLLSGSLSYTSSETAVGVYTYYAEARNTTTNCISSGRLAVSFEIKANPTLALTNVTCAADLQTYDIIFVSNGEVSSTAGVIDNTAKTVTGITAGTGVTLTATLNGCTTYLVVNAPYCSCPLVVAPTDGIPSAICFGETNTSISASVPAEHTIDWYSDATGGSALVAGSLSYTSSETEVGVYTYYAQARNTTTKCVSSSRLAVSFEIKANPTLELASTTCVEDLQTYNIVFVSDGGVSSTEGIVDNTTKTITGINAGTDVTLTATMNGCTTELPVTAPDCSCPVVDEPTEGVPSAICFGDPNTSISASVPAEHTIDWYDTPSGGSVLLSGSLSYTNSGTEVGVYTYYAEARNTTTNCVSSSRLAVSFEIKANPTLVLTSTTCAADLQTYDIVFVSDGEVSSTAGVIDISAKTVTGITAGTGVTLTATLNGCTTDLVVNAPDCSCPVVIAPTDGVPSEICFGDENTLISANVPTDHTIDWYQGPSGGSALLSGSLNYRSSETEVGVYTYYAEARNITNNCVSSNRLAVNFEIKAIPTLALTSATCAEDIQTYDIVFTSNGTVSSTSGIVDNTAKTVTGITAGTDVTLTTSLNGCTTDLVVNAPDCSCPDVATPTDGIPSQICFGEANTSISASVESDQTIDWYDEPSGGSVLLSGSLSYTSSKTEIGVYTYYAETRNTTTNCVSSGRLAINYEILSRPIITNLSKIDPLICQGLGSLNFKFTDVPDGTYTISFDGGTFEDVTVSSGTASVTAAVGTYNNLQITLDGCISDLGISASLTDPSPPPAPTIAVQDNCGESVITALDYTGSLLWSTGDTTESIVVTEPGSYSVIQMLNDCISDAASTIAAPKTTPTLTVTETDPVVCGEMGSLDFNFTGVPDGMYSITYDAGIFSEVMVSSNTATISAAAGAYNNLTITINDCSSAIGINASLADPNPPSAPTVSVLDSCGESVLTASNYTGTLLWSTGESTESIIVTTAGTYSVTQTVNGCMSEVASITATPQTGTLLPEIEVINNCGESTIIMQNLEENAWFFWQYNNQTDSTQNTSIKVTEEGEYTFWQKNNNCNSQESTVTVSPHTLPSLSVASNQTSIVTDPDSITPLIAEANSETNSVVVWFENESGGQEITSPVLDTIGAITYYAEALDTTTGCSSTGRTPVTLTIQMDTDTLAIDTTIFGKPHNYVAVLIFATDSLQYQWFMNGEELLNATNQFYYIFESDRQNGNIFTIEVTFPDGHSSKFNYQYNKNQSLGAIDAGNKSGHTETETFFSIYPNPASTCFTMAIDTRQIQNIQNLTAKVFSISGVCAIEIPITQIPQRINTEDLRPGVYSVILYNNEERLQAKKLSITQN; this is encoded by the coding sequence ACCGTTGAGAGCACAGCAGGTACAGTTAGCGGAAATACAGTAACGGGTATCCCTGCGGGCACCGATGTTACTTTAACCGCAACATTAAACGGCTGTACAACAGATCTAGAGGTAACAGCACCGGACTGCAGTTGTCCAGTGATTGCTGTACCGACGGATGGCGTACCGGCAGCGGTATGTTTTGGCGACGCTAACGTTGCCATCTCGGCCAGTGTACTGGCAGGAGAAACCATCGACTGGTATGCTGATGCCACAGGCGGCACAGCGTTAGTTTCAGGCAGTTTAAGTTATACCAGCAGTGAAACGGCTGTTGATGTTTACACTTACTATGCAGAGGCCAGGAATACGACCACGAATTGTGTAAGCGACAGCCGTTTGGAAGTAAGCTTTGAAATCAAGGCCAACCCGACACTGACTCTGACCAGTAAAGACTGCGCTGCAGACTTACTGACCTATGATATTGTTTTTGCCAGCAACGGAACCGTTGAGAGCACAGCAGGTACAGTTAGCGGAAATACAGTAACGGGTATCCCTGCGGGCACCGATGTTACTTTAACCGCAACATTAAACGGCTGTACAACAGATCTAGAGGTAACAGCACCGGACTGCAGTTGTCCAGTGATTGCTGTACCGACGGATGGCGTACCGGCAGCGGTATGTTTTGGCGACGCTAACGTTGCCATCTCGGCCAGTGTACTGGCAGGAGAAACCATCGACTGGTATGCTGATGCCACAGGCGGCACAGCGTTAGTTTCAGGCAGTTTAAGTTATACCAGCAGTGAAACGGCTGTTGATGTTTACACTTACTATGCAGAGGCCAGGAATACGACCACGAATTGTGTAAGCGACAGCCGTTTGGAAGTAAGCTTTGAAATCAAGGCCAACCCGACACTGACTCTGACCAGTAAAGACTGCGCTGCAGACTTACTGACCTATGATATTGTTTTTGCCAGCAACGGAACCGTTGAGAGCACAGCAGGTACAGTTAGCGGAAATACAGTAACGGGTATCCTTGCAGGAACAGATGTTACTTTAACCGCAACATTAAACGGCTGTACAACAGATCTAGAGGTAACAGCACCGGACTGCAGTTGTCCAGTGATTGCTGTACCGACGGATGGCGTACCGGCAGCGGTATGTTTTGGCGACGCTAACGTTGCCATCTCGGCCAGTGTACTGGCAGGAGAAACCATCGACTGGTATGCTGATGCCACAGGCGGCACAGCGTTAGTTTCAGGCAGTTTAAGTTATACCAGCAGTGAAACGGCTGTTGATGTTTACACTTACTATGCAGAGGCCAGGAATACGACCACGAATTGTGTAAGCGACAGCCGTTTGGAAGTAAGCTTTGAAATCAAGGCCAACCCGACACTGACTCTGACCAGTAAAGACTGCGCTGCAGACTTACTGACCTATGATATTGTTTTTGCCAGCAACGGAACCGTTGAGAGCACAGCAGGTACAGTTAGCGGAAATACAGTAACGGGTATCCCTGCGGGCACCGATGTTACTTTAACCGCAACATTAAACGGCTGTACAACAGATCTAGAGGTAACAGCACCGGACTGCAGTTGTCCAGTGATTGCTGTACCGACGGATGGCGTACCGGCAGCGGTATGTTTTGGCGACGCTAACGTTGCCATCTCGGCCAGTGTACTGGCAGGAGAAACCATCGACTGGTATGCTGATGCCACAGGCGGCACAGCGTTAGTTTCAGGCAGTTTAAGTTATACCAGCAGTGAAACGGCTGTTGATGTTTACACTTACTATGCAGAGGCCAGGAATACGACCACGAATTGTGTAAGCGACAGCCGTTTGGAAGTAAGCTTTGAAATCAAGGCCAACCCGACACTGACTCTGACCAGTAAAGACTGCGCTGCAGACTTACTGACCTATGATATTGTTTTTGCCAGCAACGGAACCGTTGAGAGCACAGCAGGTACAGTTAGCGGAAATACAGTAACGGGTATCCCTGCGGGCACCGATGTTACTTTAACCGCAACATTAAACGGCTGTACAACAGATCTAGAGGTAACAGCACCGGACTGCAGTTGTCCAGTGATTGCTGTACCGACGGATGGCGTACCGGCAGCGGTATGTTTTGGCGACGCTAACGTTGCCATCTCGGCCAGTGTACTGGCAGGAGAAACCATCGACTGGTATGCTGATGCCACAGGCGGCACAGCGTTAGTTTCAGGCAGTTTAAGTTATACCAGCAGTGAAACGGCTGTTGATGTTTACACTTACTATGCAGAGGCCAGGAATACGACCACGAATTGTGTAAGCGACAGCCGTTTGGAAGTAAGCTTTGAAATCAAGGCCAACCCGACACTGACTCTGACCAGTAAAGACTGCGCTGCAGACTTACTGACCTATGATATTGTTTTTGCCAGCAACGGAACCGTTGAGAGCACAGCAGGTACAGTTAGCGGAAATACAGTAACGGGTATCCCTGCGGGCACCGATGTTACTTTAACCGCAACATTAAACGGCTGTACAACAGATCTAGAGGTAACAGCACCGGACTGCAGTTGTCCAGTGATTGCTGTACCGACGGATGGCGTACCGGCAGCGGTATGTTTTGGCGACGCTAACGTTGCCATCTCGGCCAGTGTACTGGCAGGAGAAACCATCGACTGGTATGCTGATGCCACAGGCGGCACAGCGTTAGTTTCAGGCAGTTTAAGTTATACCAGCAGTGAAACGGCTGTTGATGTTTACACTTACTATGCAGAGGCCAGGAATACGACCACGAATTGTGTAAGCGACAGCCGTTTGGAAGTAAGCTTTGAAATCAAGGCCAACCCGACACTGACTCTGACCAGTAAAGACTGCGCTGCAGACTTACTGACCTATGATATTGTTTTTGCCAGCAACGGAACCGTTGAGAGCACAGCAGGTACAGTTAGCGGAAATACAGTAACGGGTATCCTTGCAGGAACAGATGTTACTTTAACCGCAACATTAAACGGCTGTACAACAGATCTAGAGGTAACAGCACCGGACTGCAGTTGTCCAGTGATTGCTGTACCGACGGATGGCGTACCGGCAGCGGTATGTTTTGGCGACGCTAACGTTGCCATCTCGGCCAGTGTACTGGCAGGAGAAACCATCGACTGGTATGCTGATGCCACAGGCGGCACAGCGTTAGTTTCAGGCAGTTTAAGTTATACCAGCAGTGAAACGGCTGTTGATGTTTACACTTACTATGCAGAGGCCAGGAATACGACCACGAATTGTGTAAGCGACAGCCGTTTGGAAGTAAGCTTTGAAATCAAGGCCAACCCGACACTGACTCTGACCAGTAAAGACTGCGCTGCAGACTTACTGACCTATGATATTGTTTTTGCCAGCAACGGAACCGTTGAGAGCACAGCAGGTACAGTTAGCGGAAATACAGTAACGGGTATCCCTGCGGGCACCGATGTTACTTTAACCGCAACATTAAACGGCTGTACAACAGATCTAGAGGTAACAGCACCGGACTGCAGTTGTCCAGTGATTGCTGTACCGACGGATGGCGTACCGGCAGCGGTATGTTTTGGCGACGCTAACGTTGCCATCTCGGCCAGTGTACTGGCAGGAGAAACCATCGACTGGTATGCTGATGCCACAGGCGGCACAGCGTTAGTTTCAGGCAGTTTAAGTTATACCAGCAGTGAAACGGCTGTTGATGTTTACACTTACTATGCAGAGGCCAGGAATACGACCACGAATTGTGTAAGCGACAGCCGTTTGGAAGTAAGCTTTGAAATCAAGGCCAACCCGACACTGACTCTGACCAGTAAAGACTGCGCTGCAGACTTACTGACCTATGATATTGTTTTTGCCAGCAACGGAACCGTTGAGAGCACAGCAGGTACAGTTAGCGGAAATACAGTAACGGGGATCCCTGCGGGCACCGATGTTACTTTAACCGCAACATTAAACGGCTGTACAACAGATCTAGAGGTAACAGCACCGGACTGCAGTTGTCCAGTGATTGCTGTACCGACGGATGGCGTACCGGCAGCGGTATGTTTTGGCGACGCTAACGTTGCCATCTCGGCCAGTGTACTGGCAGGAGAAACCATCGACTGGTATGCTGATGCCACAGGCGGCACAGCGTTAGTTTCAGGCAATTTAAGTTATACCAGCAGTGAAACGGCTGTTGATGTTTACACTTACTATGCAGAGGCCAGGAATACGACCACGAATTGTGTAAGCGACAGCCGTTTGGAAGTAAGCTTTGAAATCAAGGCCAACCCGACACTGACTCTGACCAGTAAAGACTGCGCTGCAGACTTACTGACCTATGATATTGTTTTTGCCAGCAACGGAACCGTTGAGAGCACAGCAGGTACAGTTAGCGGAAATACAGTAACGGGTATCCCTGCGGGCACCGATGTTACTTTAACCGCAACATTAAACGGCTGTACAACAGATCTAGAGGTAACAGCACCGGACTGCAGTTGTCCAGTGATTGCTGTACCGACGGATGGCGTACCGGCAGCGGTATGTTTTGGCGACGCTAACGTTGCCATCTCGGCCAGTGTACTGGCAGGAGAAACCATCGACTGGTATGCTGATGCCACAGGCGGCACAGCGTTAGTTTCAGGCAGTTTAAGTTATACCAGCAGTGAAACGGCTGTTGATGTTTACACTTACTATGCAGAGGCCAGGAATACGACCACGAATTGTGTAAGCGACAGCCGTTTGGAAGTAAGCTTTGAAATCAAGGCCAACCCGACACTGACTCTGACCAGTAAAGACTGCGCTGCAGACTTACTGACCTATGATATTGTTTTTGCCAGCAACGGAACCGTTGAGAGCACAGCAGGTACAGTTAGCGGAAATACAGTAACGGGTATCCTTGCAGGAACAGATGTTACTTTAACCGCAACATTAAACGGCTGTACAACAGATCTAGAGGTAACAGCACCGGACTGCAGTTGTCCAGTGATTGCTGTACCGACGGATGGCGTACCGGCAGCGGTATGTTTTGGCGACGCTAACGTTGCCATCTCGGCCAGTGTACTGGCAGGAGAAACCATCGACTGGTATGCTGATGCCACAGGCGGCACAGCGTTAGTTTCAGGCAGTTTAAGTTATACCAGCAGTGAAACGGCTGTTGATGTTTACACTTACTATGCAGAGGCCAGGAATACGACCACGAATTGTGTAAGCGACAGCCGTTTGGAAGTAAGCTTTGAAATCAAGGCCAACCCGACACTGACTCTGACCAGTAAAGACTGCGCTGCAGACTTACTGACCTATGATATTGTTTTTGCCAGCAACGGAACCGTTGAGAGCACAGCAGGTACAGTTAGCGGAAATACAGTAACGGGGATCCCTGCGGGCACCGATGTTACTTTAACCGCAACATTAAACGGCTGTACAACAGATCTAGAGGTAACAGCACCGGACTGCAGTTGTCCAGTGATTGCTGTACCGACGGATGGCGTACCGGCAGCGGTATGTTTTGGCGACGCTAACGTTGCCATCTCGGCCAGTGTACTGGCAGGAGAAACCATCGACTGGTATGCTGATGCCACAGGCGGCACAGCGTTAGTTTCAGGCAATTTAAGTTATACCAGCAGTGAAACGGCTGTTGATGTTTACACTTACTATGCAGAGGCCAGGAATACGACCACGAATTGTGTAAGCGACAGCCGTTTGGAAGTAAGCTTTGAAATCAAGGCCAACCCGACACTGACTCTGACCAGTAAAGACTGCGCTGCAGACTTACTGACCTATGATATTGTTTTTGCCAGCAACGGAACCGTTGAGAGCACAGCAGGTACAGTTAGCGGAAATACAGTAACGGGTATCCTTGCAGGAACAGATGTTACTTTAACCGCAACATTAAACGGCTGTACAACAGATCTAGAGGTAACAGCACCGGACTGCAGTTGTCCAGTGATTGCTGTACCGACGGATGGCGTACCGGCAGCGGTATGTTTTGGCGACGCTAACGTTGCCATCTCGGCCAGTGTACTGGCAGGAGAAACCATCGACTGGTATGCTGATGCCACAGGCGGCACAGCGTTAGTTTCAGGCAGTTTAAGTTATACCAGCAGTGAAACGGCTGTTGATGTTTACACTTACTATGCAGAGGCCAGGAATACGACCACGAATTGTGTAAGCGACAGCCGTTTGGAAGTAAGCTTTGAAATCAAGGCCAACCCGACACTGACTCTGACCAGTAAAGACTGCGCTGCAGACTTACTGACCTATGATATTGTTTTTGCCAGCAACGGAACCGTTGAGAGCACAGCAGGTACAGTTAGCGGAAATACAGTAACGGGGATCCCTGCGGGCACCGATGTTACTTTAACCGCAACATTAAACGGCTGTACAACAGATCTAGAGGTAACAGCACCGGACTGCAGTTGTCCAGTGATTGCTGTACCGACGGATGGCGTACCGGCAGCGGTATGTTTTGGCGACGCTAACGTTGCCATCTCGGCCAGTGTACTGGCAGGAGAAACCATCGACTGGTATGCTGATGCCACAGGCGGCACAGCGTTAGTTTCAGGCAATTTAAGTTATACCAGCAGTGAAACGGCTGTTGATGTTTACACTTACTATGCAGAGGCCAGGAATACGACCACGAATTGTGTAAGCGACAGCCGTTTGGAAGTAAGCTTTGAAATCAAGGCCAACCCGACACTGACTCTGACCAGTAAAGACTGCGCTGCAGACTTACTGACCTATGATATTGTTTTTGTTAGCGATGGTGGAGTAAGTTCAACAGAAGGTATCGTAGACAACACAACAAAGACGATTACGGGCATTAACGCAGGAACAGATGTTACATTAACAGCTACGATGAATGGTTGTACCACTGAATTACCGGTAACAGCTCCGGATTGCAGTTGCCCCGTTGTTGATGAACCAACCGAGGGTGTTTCATCAGCGATTTGTTTTGGCGATCCCAACACTTCAATATCGGCGAGTGTACCCACTGGCCATACCATTGACTGGTATGCTGATGCCTCCGGCGGAACTACCTTATTATCCGGCAGCTTAAGTTATACAAGTTCGGAGACTGCAGTTGGTGTTTACACTTATTATGCCGAGGCCAGGAATACAACTACAAATTGTATAAGCTCAGGAAGGTTGGCCGTTAGCTTTGAAATCAAAGCAAATCCGACATTGGCTTTGACCAACGTAACTTGCGCTGCAGATTTACAGACTTATGATATTATATTTGTTAGTAATGGTGAAGTAAGTTCAACAGCAGGAGTCATAGACAATACAGCAAAAACCGTAACAGGAATTACCGCAGGAACCGGAGTCACATTAACAGCTACTTTGAACGGTTGTACCACATACCTGGTAGTTAATGCACCATATTGCAGTTGCCCGCTCGTTGTTGCCCCAACCGATGGTATTCCGTCAGCAATTTGTTTTGGAGAAACAAACACTTCAATCTCTGCGAGTGTGCCAGCAGAACATACTATTGACTGGTATTCTGATGCTACCGGCGGATCGGCCTTAGTAGCCGGCAGTCTAAGTTATACAAGTTCGGAAACCGAAGTTGGTGTTTACACTTATTATGCCCAAGCCAGGAATACAACTACAAAATGCGTAAGCTCAAGCAGGTTGGCAGTAAGCTTTGAAATCAAAGCTAATCCAACATTGGAATTGGCCAGTACAACCTGTGTTGAAGACCTACAGACCTATAATATTGTTTTTGTTAGCGATGGTGGAGTAAGTTCAACAGAAGGTATCGTAGACAACACAACAAAGACGATTACGGGCATTAACGCAGGAACAGATGTTACATTAACAGCTACGATGAATGGTTGTACCACTGAATTACCGGTAACGGCTCCGGATTGCAGTTGCCCCGTTGTTGATGAACCAACCGAGGGTGTTCCCTCAGCGATTTGTTTTGGCGATCCCAACACTTCAATCTCGGCGAGTGTACCAGCGGAGCATACTATTGACTGGTATGATACCCCAAGCGGTGGCTCAGTTTTATTATCCGGAAGTTTAAGCTATACCAATTCGGGAACTGAAGTTGGTGTGTACACCTATTATGCCGAGGCAAGAAATACAACTACCAATTGTGTGAGCTCAAGCCGGTTGGCCGTTAGCTTTGAAATCAAGGCAAACCCAACATTGGTTTTAACCAGTACAACCTGCGCTGCAGACTTACAGACCTATGATATTGTATTTGTTAGTGATGGAGAAGTAAGTTCAACAGCAGGAGTCATTGACATTTCAGCAAAAACCGTCACGGGCATTACCGCCGGAACCGGAGTTACTCTGACAGCTACACTTAATGGTTGCACCACTGACCTGGTGGTTAATGCACCGGATTGTAGTTGTCCGGTCGTTATTGCTCCAACCGATGGTGTTCCGTCAGAAATATGTTTCGGAGATGAAAACACCTTAATTTCAGCGAATGTACCCACTGACCATACAATTGATTGGTATCAAGGGCCAAGCGGTGGTTCAGCCTTACTATCAGGAAGTTTAAACTATAGAAGTTCAGAAACTGAAGTTGGTGTGTATACCTATTACGCAGAGGCCAGAAATATAACTAACAATTGTGTAAGCTCAAATCGTTTAGCTGTTAACTTTGAAATCAAAGCAATTCCTACATTGGCATTAACCAGTGCAACCTGTGCTGAAGACATACAAACCTATGATATAGTTTTTACCAGCAACGGGACGGTTAGCTCCACTTCAGGAATCGTAGACAACACCGCAAAAACGGTCACAGGTATTACCGCCGGCACAGATGTAACATTAACAACAAGTTTGAATGGTTGTACTACTGACCTGGTGGTTAATGCACCGGATTGCAGTTGTCCGGATGTTGCTACTCCAACCGATGGCATTCCGTCACAAATATGTTTTGGCGAGGCAAACACATCAATCTCTGCGAGTGTTGAATCAGACCAAACTATTGATTGGTATGATGAACCAAGCGGTGGCTCAGTTCTATTGTCCGGAAGTTTAAGTTATACAAGTTCCAAAACTGAAATTGGTGTTTACACCTATTATGCCGAGACAAGAAATACAACAACCAATTGTGTGAGCTCAGGCAGGTTAGCCATTAACTATGAAATTTTATCGAGACCAATTATCACCAACTTATCGAAAATAGATCCATTAATTTGTCAGGGATTAGGATCTCTTAATTTTAAATTTACCGATGTACCCGATGGTACTTACACCATAAGCTTTGATGGGGGTACTTTTGAAGATGTTACTGTTTCATCAGGAACTGCTTCGGTAACCGCTGCAGTCGGGACATACAACAACTTACAGATTACGTTAGATGGCTGTATCTCTGATCTGGGAATTAGTGCAAGCCTTACCGATCCTTCTCCTCCACCGGCTCCCACCATTGCGGTGCAGGACAACTGCGGCGAGAGTGTTATTACAGCGTTAGATTATACTGGCTCACTGCTTTGGAGTACCGGAGATACAACTGAAAGCATTGTCGTAACCGAACCGGGATCATATTCTGTTATCCAGATGTTGAATGATTGCATTAGTGATGCCGCTTCTACTATCGCTGCTCCCAAAACTACACCTACATTAACGGTAACCGAAACCGATCCGGTAGTCTGCGGAGAAATGGGTTCGCTCGATTTTAATTTTACCGGAGTACCTGACGGAATGTATTCAATAACCTACGATGCAGGTATCTTCTCAGAGGTAATGGTTTCGTCAAATACAGCAACAATTTCCGCAGCAGCCGGTGCTTATAACAATCTTACAATTACGATAAACGATTGTTCCTCTGCTATTGGTATTAATGCAAGCCTTGCTGACCCGAATCCGCCTTCTGCACCCACTGTTTCAGTTTTGGATAGTTGCGGAGAATCGGTACTTACAGCATCAAACTACACCGGCACATTACTATGGAGTACTGGAGAAAGTACCGAAAGTATTATTGTTACCACTGCCGGAACCTATTCTGTTACACAAACAGTGAATGGATGTATGAGCGAAGTTGCTTCAATCACTGCCACACCTCAAACAGGTACACTGTTACCCGAAATTGAAGTGATAAATAATTGTGGTGAATCAACAATAATAATGCAAAACCTGGAAGAGAATGCATGGTTTTTCTGGCAATACAATAACCAAACTGATAGTACCCAAAATACCAGTATTAAGGTTACAGAGGAAGGAGAATATACATTTTGGCAAAAAAACAACAATTGTAATAGTCAGGAATCAACTGTTACCGTTTCACCTCATACTTTACCTTCTCTGTCGGTTGCTAGTAATCAAACAAGTATCGTAACTGATCCTGATTCAATTACACCTCTGATAGCAGAGGCAAATTCTGAAACCAACTCGGTTGTTGTCTGGTTTGAAAATGAAAGCGGCGGACAAGAAATTACATCACCGGTTTTGGATACAATTGGTGCAATTACGTACTATGCCGAAGCACTCGATACAACTACCGGCTGTAGTAGCACTGGCCGAACTCCTGTTACGCTCACAATCCAAATGGATACTGATACACTTGCCATCGATACAACTATTTTTGGCAAGCCACATAATTATGTTGCAGTTCTGATTTTTGCCACCGACTCATTACAATATCAATGGTTTATGAATGGTGAAGAGTTATTAAATGCAACAAATCAATTTTATTACATTTTTGAATCCGACAGGCAAAATGGTAATATTTTTACGATAGAAGTTACATTCCCGGATGGCCACTCTTCAAAATTTAATTATCAATACAATAAGAATCAAAGTTTGGGGGCGATAGATGCTGGCAATAAATCCGGTCATACCGAAACTGAGACCTTCTTCAGCATTTACCCCAATCCTGCAAGTACCTGTTTTACTATGGCAATTGATACGAGACAAATACAAAACATACAAAATCTGACGGCTAAAGTATTTTCGATTAGCGGTGTTTGTGCTATAGAAATACCCATAACTCAAATTCCGCAACGTATTAATACCGAAGACTTGAGACCAGGTGTTTACTCTGTTATTTTATACAATAATGAAGAACGGTTACAGGCAAAAAAACTTTCAATCACCCAAAACTAA